A single region of the Mustela lutreola isolate mMusLut2 chromosome 2, mMusLut2.pri, whole genome shotgun sequence genome encodes:
- the CDC37 gene encoding hsp90 co-chaperone Cdc37: MVDYSVWDHIEVSDDEDETHPNIDTASLFRWRHQARVERMEQFQKEKEELDRGCRECRRKVAECQRKLKELEVAEGEGSKVELERLQAEAQQLRKEERSWEQKLEEMRKKEKNMPWNVDTLSKDGFSKSMVNTKPEPAEEESEEVREQKHKTFVEKYEKQIKHFGMLRRWDDSQKYLSDNVHLVCEETANYLVIWCIDLEVEEKCALMEQVAHQTIVMQFILELAKSLKVDPRACFRQFFTKIKTADRQYMEGFNDELEAFKERVRGRAKLRIEKAMKEYEEEERKKRLGPGGLDPVEVYESLPEELQKCFDVKDVQMLQDAISKMDPTDAKYHMQRCIDSGLWVPNSKSSEAKDGEEAGPGDPLLEASPKPGDKKDVSA, translated from the exons ATGGTGGACTATAGCGTGTGGGACCACATAGAGGTGTCTGACGATGAGGACGAGACGCACCCCAACATCGACACGGCCAGCCTCTTCCGCTGGCGGCACCAG GCCCGGGTGGAGCGCATGGAGcagttccagaaggagaaggaggagctggACAGGGGCTGCCGCGAGTGCCGGCGCAAGGTGGCCGAGTGCCAGCGGAAGCTGAAGGAGCTGGAGGTGGCCGAGGGCGAGGGCAGCAAGGTGGAACTCGAGCGGCTGCAGGCCGAGGCTCAGCAGCTGCGTAAGGAGGAGCGGAGCTGGGAGCAGAAGCTAGAGGAGATGCGCAAGAAGGAGAAGAACATGCCCTGGAACGTGGACACGCTCAGCAAGGACGGCTTCAgcaag AGCATGGTCAATACCAAGCCAGAGCCGGCGGAGGAGGAGTcggaggaggtgagggagcagAAACACAAAACCTTCGTGGAGAAGTACGAGAAACAGATCAAGCACTTTG GTATGCTCCGCCGCTGGGATGACAGCCAGAAGTACCTGTCGGACAATGTCCACCTGGTGTGCGAGGAGACGGCCAACTACCTGGTCATCTGGTGCATTGACCTGGAGGTGGAGGAG AAATGCGCGCTCATGGAGCAGGTGGCGCACCAGACGATCGTCATGCAGTTCATCCTGGAGCTGGCCAAGAGCCTGAAGGTGGATCCCCGGGCCTGCTTCCGGCAGTTCTTCACTAAGATCAAG ACCGCCGACCGCCAGTACATGGAGGGCTTCAACGATGAACTTGAGGCCTTCAAGGAGCGCGTGCGGGGCCGCGCCAAGCTGCGCATCGAGAAGGCCATGAAGGAGTATGAGGAGGAGGAGCGCAAGAAGCGCCTGGGCCCCGGCGGCCTGGACCCTGTTGAAGTCTATGAGTCTCTCCCTGAG GAACTCCAGAAATGCTTTGACGTGAAGGATGTGCAGATGCTCCAAGATGCAATCAGCAAGATGGACCCCACC GATGCGAAGTACCACATGCAGCGCTGCATTGACTCCGGCCTCTGGGTCCCCAACTCCAAGTCAAGCgaggccaaggatggggaggaggcaggcccCGGGGACCCCTTGCTGGAAGCCAGCCCCAAGCCAGGCGACAAGAAGGATGTCAGCGCCTAA